The Candidatus Nomurabacteria bacterium DNA segment AACCAGAATTATCGCAATGATCGATCCCGAGTATTTTTCCGGTCCCTGATAGCTAAACAGATGTGACGACAAGGCGCCGGCAAAATCAATTACTAGTCCAGCATAAGCCCATTCGCGTAAGAATTTCACTCTACCCTGCCAAATTCCCAAGATCCCAGCAATCTTGGCGACGCCCAATATGAAGAGTAAATATTCTGGATAACCCAAACTTGTGATTGTGTCTAAGGCCTCCTTACTTCCCGATAATTCC contains these protein-coding regions:
- a CDS encoding DoxX family protein — protein: MKKTKITYYLSTILLSVMVLVAAYLELSGSKEALDTITSLGYPEYLLFILGVAKIAGILGIWQGRVKFLREWAYAGLVIDFAGALSSHLFSYQGPEKYSGSIIAIILVVISYWSFKRLQRDAEINK